The Burkholderia pyrrocinia genomic sequence TCAGCGCCGCATGCGGTGCCTGCCGGCGGTAGTCGAGCAGCGCGTCGACGTCGCGCGCGGCGAGCTTCTCCTCGAACCAGCCGGTGAATTCCGCCACGCGCGGGTCCGCATCCTCGGGCGCCGCGCCGAAATCGGCTGCGCGCAGGTTGTGCGTGATCTGGCCCGAGCCGATCACCATCACGCCTTCGTCGCGCAGCGGCCGCAGCGCGCGGCCGAGCGCGAAGTGGTGGGCCGCGTCCGCGCGCGGCTGGATCGACAACTGCGCGACCGGCACGTCGGCCTCCGGGAACATCAGCAGCATCGGCACCCACGCGCCGTGGTCGAGCCCGTGCTCGGTCGTCGCGGTCGCGATGCCGGCTGCGTTCAGCAGCGCGGCCGCTCGCTCGGCGACGTCAGGGGCGCCCGGCGCCGGATAGCGGATCTCGTACAGCGCGCGCGGAAAACCGTAGAAGTCGTGGATCGTTTCCGGGTGTGCGGCGACGCTCGCGACCGGCTGTTGCGTGCCCCAGTGCGCGGACAGCATCAGTACCGCGCGCGGGCGCGGCAATTCGGCGCCGAGGTGCGTGAACGCACCGGACGGCAGCGTCGGGTCGATCGGCAGCGTCGGCGCGCCGTGGGACAGGTACAGCGAAGGCAAGCGGTTCATGGCGGTGGCCTGCAAAAGGGTTTGCCTGTGACTATAGGCGTGCACCTGACATTGATAAATCCGCGCCAGAGAATTTGATTGATGCTTGTTTGTTGATAATCGTCGCGATGCAATGCGTTCTGGTGTGGGTAGACGTCAGTACGCGTGAAATCGAATGAATTGCCGATTGAATCGGTGAAGATGCGCGAAGAAGCGGGTGTGGCGATCGGCTTACTGCGCGTGCCGGATGCCGGCCCACGGTGTCGTCAGCGGTGCGCTGAGCGCGAACAGGTCGAGCACGCGGGTGACGGTCTGGTCGACGAGTTCCTCGATCGTCTTCGGCATCGCATAGAACGCGGGCAACGGCGGAAACACGATGCCGCCCATTTCGGTGACGGCGGTCATGTTGCGCAGATGCGCGAGGTTGAACGGCGTTTCGCGCACCATCAGCACGAGACGGCGGCGTTCCTTCAGCGTGACGTCGGCCGCGCGCGTGATCAGGTTGTCGGACAGCCCGTGCGCAACGCTCGCGAGCGTCTTCATCGAGCATGGCGCGATCACCATCCCGTCGGTCGCGAACGAGCCCGACGCGATCGTCGCGCCGACGTCGCGCACCGAATGCACGACGTCCGCACGGCTTTCGACATCGGCCTTCGGCAGCTTCAGTTCATGCTGGATGTTGAGCCAGCCGGCGTTCGAAATCAGCAGATGCGTTTCGACGCCGCCGGCGGCGCGCAGCAGGTCGAGCAGCCGCACGCCGTAGATCGCGCCGGTGGCGCCGGTGATCGCGACGATCAGCCGGCGTGGCGGCGCGCTGGGAGATGCCATCGAAAGGGTGGGACGGGTCGGGCGTGTTAAGCGGCTGCGAACAGTTGCTGCAGCTCGCCCGACTGGTACATCTCCATCATGATGTCCGAGCCGCCGACGAATTCGCCCTTCACGTAGAGCTGCGGGATGGTCGGCCAGTTCGAGAATTCCTTGATGCCCTGGCGGATTTCGTCGTCCTCGAGCACGTTGACCGTCTTGAACTGGTCGACGCCGCAGGCCTTCAGCACCTGCACCGCGCGGCCCGAGAAGCCGCACATCGGGAATTGCGCGTTGCCCTTCATGAAGAGCACGACCTGGTTTTCGTCGACGATTTGCTTGATACGTTGTTGGGTGTCCATGACTGACCTTGCGTTTGCGGGGCGTTAGATCGAAATGATAGCGGATTTCAACCGGGCGGGCCGGGCATCAGCCCGGCAGGCGGCCGCCGGTCGTGCGTTCGATCGCAGCCAGATCGGCGAGCGATTCGACTGCGACGAAGCCGTGCGACGACAGCACTGCGCGGACGGCTTCGGCCTGGTCGTAGCCGTGCTCGATCCACAGCGTGCCGCCCGGTTTCAGGTAGGCGCCGGCGCCCGCGACGATCGTGCGGATCGCGCTGAGGCCGTCGGCGTCGTCGGTAAGCGCGCCGCGCGGCTCGAAACGCAGATCGCCCTGCGCAAGGTGCGGATCGTGCTGCGCGATGTACGGCGGGTTGCTGACGATCGTGTCGAATGCGAGCGCCGGATCGAGCGCCGCGTACCAGTCGCTCTGCAGCCAGTGCAGCGGGCCGCCGGGGCGGTGCGCGTCGAGCAGCTTGCCGGCGTTGCATTGCGCGACTGCGAGCGCGGCCGGCGAACGGTCGAGCGCCCACACGCGTGCATCGGGACGCTCGGCCGCGATCGATACGGCGATCGCGCCGCTGCCGGTGCCGAGATCGAGCACGGCCGGATGCGGCAGCCCGTCGATCGCGTCGAGCGCGGCTTCGACGAGCAGTTCGGTTTCGGGGCGCGGGATCAGCACGTCGGGCGTCACGTCGAACGGCCGGCCGAAGAATTCGCGCATCCCGACGAGCTGCGCGACCGGCTCGCCGGCCACGCGGCGCGCTTCGAGCGCGCGATAGCGTTCGACCGCGGCAGCGTCGAGCGGCGTGTCGCCACGCGTAATCAGTTGCGTGCGGGTCCAGCCGAGCGCGTGCGCGAGCAGCACGCGCGCATCGACCGCGTCGAGCGGCGACGCGCGCAACAGTTCGTCGGCGGTAGTGTCGGGCATCGCGGCCTCAGTCGGCGTCGCCGAGCGACGCGAGCAGTTCGGCCTGGTGCTCGCTGACGAGCACACCGATCAGTTCGTCGAGATCGCCGTCCATGATCGCCTCGAGCCGGTACAGCGTCAGGTTGATCCGGTGGTCGGTCATCCGGCCCTGCGGGAAGTTGTACGTGCGGATCCGCTCCGAGCGGTCGCCGGAGCCGATCAGGCTCTTGCGCGTCGCCGCTTCCTTCGCGTGCTGCTCGTGATACTGCTTGTCCTTGATGCGCGCGGCGAGCACCTTCAGCGCGCGATCCTTGTTCTTGTGCTGCGAACGGTCGTCCTGGCACTCGACGACGATTCCGGTCGGGATGTGCGTGACGCGCACCGCCGAATCGGTCTTGTTGATGTGCTGGCCGCCCGCGCCGGACGCACGGAACGTATCGATCCGCAGGTCGGCCGGATTGATCTCGATCTCGCCGATCTCGTCGGCTTCCGGCATCACCGCGACCGTGCACGCGGACGTATGGATGCGCCCCTGCGTCTCGGTCGCCGGCACGCGCTGCACGCGATGGCCGCCCGATTCGAACTTCAGGCGCGAATACGCGCCCTGGCCCGCGATCCGCACGATCACTTCCTTGTAGCCGCCGAGATCCGACGCGCTCTCCGACATCATCTCGACCTGCCAGCGATGGCGTTCCGCGAAGCGCAGGTACATGCGCAGCAGGTCGCCCGCGAACAGCGCCGATTCGTCGCCGCCCGTGCCCGCGCGGATTTCGAGGAAGATGTTGCGATCGTCGTTCGGATCCTTCGGCAACAGCATTTTCTGCAGCTCGACCTCGAGGCGGGCCATGCTTTCTCGCGCGCTGCGGATCTCGTCCTCGGCGAAATCGCGCATCGACGGATCGGCGAGCAGTTCCTGCGCGGCCGTTTCGTCGCTGCGCGACTGGCGCCACAGCGCGTACTGCTCGACGACCGGGCCGAGTTCCGCATGTTCGCGCGTCAGCTTGCGGTACTGGTCGAGATCGGCCGTGACGTTTTCGCGGCTCAGCAGGTCGTTCAGTTCGGCCAGCCGTGTGGACAGCTGGTCGAGCTTGCGTTGCATGCTCGTCTTCATGGTGTGGAGCGGCGCTCCCGGGCAAGGGTATTCGGAAAGGATAGGCCGGCTCGCGGCCGGCGGCAGGGCAACCGGCCGGCGCTAGTGGCCGGACTGGTCGTTCGACCGCGGCGCGTGCTGGTAGAAGCCACGCATCAGGTCGATCAGCGAATCGCGATCGGCGCCGTTCACGCGGTTGAGCGCGCTCGTCGGGCCGTGGATCAGCTTGTTGGTCAGCGCCTGCGACAGCGCTTCGAGCACGGCGGCCGGATCGTCGCCGCGTGCGAGCAGCTTCTGTGCCTTGTCGACTTCGGCACGGCGCAGCGCGTCGGCCTGCGTATGCATGTGACGAATCACCGGCACGACGCTGCGCGTGTCGAGCCATTGCATGAAGTTCTGCACACGCGTCTCGATGATCGATTCAGCCTGCGCGACCGCCGCCTGGCGCGATGCGTTGCCTTCGCGCACGATCGCGCCGAGATCGTCGACGGTGTAGAGGAACACGTCCTTCAGCTTGCCGACCTCGGGCTCGATGTCGCGCGGCACCGCGAGGTCGACCATGAAGATCGGCCGGTGGCGGCGTGCTTTCACCGCACGCTCGACCGCGCCGAGGCCGATGATCGGCAGCGTCGACGCCGTGCACGACACGATGATGTCGAATTCCTGCATGCGGGCCGGCAGATCCGACAGCGGCATCGCGCGGCCGTTGAAGCGTTCGGCGAGCCGCTGGCCGCGTTCGGCCGTGCGGTTCGCGACGACGAGTTCGCGCGGGCCTTGCGCGGCGAAGTGCGTCGCGCACAGCTCGATCATCTCGCCGGCGCCGATGAACAGCACGCGCTGATCCGACACCTTTTCGAAGATCCGCTGTGCGAGGCGAACCGCGGCGGCGGCCATCGACACCGACTGCGTGCCGATCTCGGTCGTGCCGCGCACTTCCTTCGCCACCGCGAATGTGCGCTGGAACAGCTGGTTCAGATAGGTGCCGAGCGCGCCGGCTTCCGTCGCGGTGCGCACGGCGTCCTTCATCTGGCCCAGAATCTGCGTTTCGCCAAGCACCATCGAATCGAGGCCGGATGCGACGCGGAATGCATGGCGGACCGCTTCCGACTGCGGTAGCGCGTAAACATGCGGGGCGAGCTCGTCGACGGGAATCCGGTGATACTCCGACAGCCAGCGGAGCGCGCCTTCACGTGCTGCGCGATCGTCGGTCGCGCAATACAGTTCGGTGCGGTTGCAGGTGGAGAGGATCGCCGCTTCGGGCGTGTTGGGTGCCTGGGGCCCGAGAAACACGTTCTTGAACGTGACGAGAGCCGGCTTGATCTGCTCGAGCGGAAACGCCACGCGTTCGCGCAGGGCGACAGGCGCAGTGTGGTGATTGATTCCGATCGTGAGGAGTTGCATATCGAGGGCTATCGTTTAGCCCCATATTATAGCGTTTCAGCGATTTCCTCACTCGCCGCATACCGGGCATCGGTGTGGCACGGCCGGGAATTTGGGGGCTCGATCGGCACGCGTTCGAGCTGGTAGCCATAGCCGTAGAGCGGCAACAGGCGGTAGCCATGCTCCGGAAGCAGCTGCAACTTGCTGCGCAGCCGGGACGCATGCGTATCGAGCGTGCGCGACTTCATGTCGCGGCGGCGGGCCCACACCGTTTCGAGGATATGGGCGCGCGACACGGGCCGCGACAGGTTCGCGAACAGCAACTGCGCGAAGCGGAACTCCTTGGGCGTGAGTGAAACGATTGCGTTGCCGAAGCGCACAAGGCAATGCGTGGCGTCGAATGCGTATTCGCCATACATTTCGCGCGAGCGGGTCGGCGGCCGGCGCACGCCGGCGCGCCGGCTCAGCGCGTTGACGCGCGCGAGCAGTTCGGGCCCGCTGACGGGGCGCACGAGGCAATCGTCGGCGCCCGCGTGCAGGCACGATACGATTTCGCTTTCGCGCGGCAACTGCATCACGGCGATGGCCGGCAGCCCGGGCAGGATCGCCTGCGCGCGCGGTATGACTTCCTCGGCGGGCTGGTCGCCGGCCCAGTTGCCGGTGATCAGCATGTCGCAGGTGTCGGTGGCGAGCCATTCGAAGAACGCCGTGCTGGACGAAAACGCGTGGCACACATGACCGCCTGCAAAGAGCAGGCGGTTCAGGAGCGCGGCATGACGCGCCTCCGGATCGATCAGAGCGATTCGCATGAGAGTTTCTTCAATACGGCAGCCGGTGCGCGCTTGCCATAACGTCGAGTCGGCCCCTACACTCGAACGTTCGCGGCGCCCGGCTGGTCTCGGGTTCGATGGATGAATCGATGCTAGCCGCTGGCAACGTTCACGCCTATGGGACGAATCTGAATTTATAGAAGGCGTCGAATGAACTGGTTTGGAATCCTTGTCCTGGGAGCGGCCGTCGGGCTGTTCGGCCGATGGCTGCACCCGATGCGGCGCACGGGCCGGCCGGCGTGGTGGATCGCGGTACTCGTCGGCATCGTGGGTGCGGCTGCCGCCCGCATGGCCGGCAATCTCTCGGGACTGTTTTACGATGGCGAGACGCTCGAATGGCCGGTCTGCACCGGCGTCGCGTTCCTTGCCGTAGCCGTGACGGTCGCGCTGTCGGCCCGTCGCTGAATGCTCTCAGGTGAAATCATGAATGCCCGTCTTCCCGAAGTCTCGTCGGTGCCGGCCCGCCTCGCGCTGCTGCGCGGCGCCATGGCCCGCGAGGATCTGGCCGCCTATCTCGTGCCGTCCGCCGATCCCCATCTGTCCGAATACCTGCCCGAGCGCTGGCAGGCCCGCCGCTGGCTGTCCGGCTTCACGGGCTCGGTCGGCACGCTGGTCGTGACCGCGGATTTCGCGGGGCTGTGGGTCGACAGCCGCTACTGGGTGCAGGCCGATGCCGAACTGGCCGGCACGGGCGTGCAGTTGATGAAGATGACGGGCGGGCAGCAGAGCGCGCCGCACGTCGACTGGCTCGCGCAGAACGTGGCAGCGGGCGCGACGGTCGGCGTCGACGGCGCCGTGCTCGGCGTCGCGGCCGCGCGCGGGCTGACGGCCGCGCTGAGCGCGCGCGGCATCGCGCTGCGCACCGACCTCGACCTGCTCGACGCGATCTGGCCCGAGCGCCCGGGGCTGCCCGGCGACGCGGTGTTCGAGCACGCGGCGCCGCAGGCGGACACGACGCGCGCGAGCAAGCTGGCCGAAGTGCGCCGCGCGATGCACGCGCAGGGCGCGCAGTGGCATTTCGTGTCGACGCTCGACGATCTGGCCTGGTTGTTCAACCTGCGCGGCGCCGACGTCAACTTCAATCCCGTATTCGTTGCGCACGCAATGATCGGTGCCGATCGCGCGACGCTGTTCGTCGCCGACGGCAAGGTGTCGCCGGCGCTGGCCGCGTCGCTCGCGCAGGACGGCGTCGACGTCCGTGCATACGATGCCGCACGCGCATCGCTCGCGGCGCTGCCCGACGGCGCGACGCTGCTGGTCGACCCGCGCCGCGTGACGTTCGGCACGCTCGAGGCCGTGCCGGCCGGCGTGAAGCTCGTCGAGGCCGTGAATCCGTCGACGTTCGCGAAGTCACGCAAGACGTCCGCCGAGATCGAGCACGTGCGCGTGACGATGGAGCACGACGGCGCCGCGCTCGCGGAATTCTTTGCGTGGTTCGAGCAGGCCGTGAACCGCGAGACGATCACCGAACTGACGATCGAGGAGAAGCTCACGGCTGCGCGCGCACGGCGCCCCGGCTATGTGTCGCCGAGCTTCGCGACGATCGCCGGCTTCAACGCGAACGGCGCGATGCCGCATTACCACGCCACGCCCGAGTCGCACGCGACGATCGCCGGCGACGGCCTGTTGCTGATCGATTCGGGCGGCCAGTACGTGACGGGCACGACCGACATCACGCGCGTCGTGCCGGTCGGCACCGTCAGCGACCTGCAGCGGCGCGATTTCACGATCGTGCTGAAATCGATGATGGCGCTGTCGCGCGCACGCTTCCCGCGCGGCATCCGCTCGCCGATGCTCGACGCGATCGCGCGCGCGCCGATGTGGGCGGCCGGGCTCGACTACGGCCACGGCACGGGGCATGGCGTCGGCTATTTCCTGAACGTGCACGAGGGCCCGCAGGTCATCTCGCACTACGCGCCGGCCGAGCCGTACACGGCGATGGAAGAGGGGATGATCACGTCGATCGAGCCGGGCGTGTACCGCCCCGGCCAGTGGGGCATCCGGATCGAGAACCTGGTCGTGAACCGCGCGGCCGGGAAGACCGAGTTCGGCGATTTCCTCGCGTTCGAGACGCTGACGCTGTGCCCGATCGACACGCGCTGCGTGCTGATCGAGATGCTGCACGACGAAGAGCGCGCGTGGCTGAACACGTATCACGCGACGGTGCGCGAGCGCGTCGGCCGGCACCTGAGCGGCGACGCGAAGGCATGGCTCGACACGCGCACGCAGCCGATCTGACGCGACGTGCGATAACGGCCGGACGACGGCCGAACAACAATAGCGAGGGCAACACATGGCGGACACCGCAGTGATCGTGGTCGACATGCAGCGCGGACTGGTGGAGCGGGCGCAGCCCGCGTACCGGCTCGACGACGTGGTGTCGGGCATCAACCGGTTGACGGCGGCGGCACGCGCGGCGAACGCGCCCGTGTGCTTCGTGCAGCACGACGGCGACGCGGACGACGACATCGTGCCCGGCACGCCGGGCTGGGAACTGCATGCGGGGCTGGTCGTCGGGAGCGACGACTGGCGCGTGCGCAAGCAGGTGGGCGACTCGTTCCACGACACGCCGCTCGCGGCGCAGCTCGACCGCCACGGCATCCGTTCGGTGCTGATCTGCGGCTATGCGACCGAGTTCTGCGTCGATTCGGCCGCGCGCCGTGCGGCACTGCTCGGCTACCGGACGACCGTCGTGTCCGACCTGCATACGACGAACGAGCGTGCGCACCTGTCGGCCGCGCAGATCGTCGCGCATCATCACTTCGTCTGGGCAAACAATTCGCTGTCGGGCAACGCGGTCACGCCGCGTCCGCTCGCCGACGTGCTCGCCGCGGAGTTCGCATGACGATCAAGGCGGTGGTGTTCGATTTCGGCGGCGTGCTGATCGACTGGAGCCCCGACTACCTTTACCGGCAACTGATTCCCGACGAGGCCGAGCGTCGCTGGTTCCTCACGCATGTCTGCGCGATGGACTGGGTGATTCGCCAGGACGGCGGGCAGACGATCGAGGAAGGTACGGCCGAGCTCGTCGCGAAGTTTCCGGAGCACGAGGTGCTGATCCGCGCGTTCTACGCACGCTGGCACGAGATGATCGGCGGCGTGCTCGACGAAGGCGCCGCGCTCGTCGACCGGCTCGACGCGCAGGGGATGCCGCTGTTCGGGCTGACGAACTGGTCCGCGCAGACGTTTCCGTATGCGTGGGACAACTTCCCGGTCCTGCGGCGGTTCAGGGACATCGTCGTGTCGGGCCGCGTGAAGCTCGTGAAACCCGATCCGGCGATCTACCGCGAGATGCACGCGAGAATCGATCCGCACCTGCCGGGCATCGCGCCGCGCGAGCTCGTGTTCATCGACGACAACGCGAAGAACGCCGCGGCCGCAACGGCGCTCGGCTGGCACGGCATTCATCACACGAGCGCGGCGCAGACTGAGGCGCGGCTGCGCGAACTGGGCGCGCTCGCGTAGGCGGCGGGCGAGCGATCGTCAGATGAAAAAAGCGGGCCACGAGCCCGCTTTGTCATTTTGCCGATCCGGAAGGAAGCGGCCACCTTCGGCATCCGGCCCCGCGTTGCCGCAGTGCCGGGCGCCCGGGCCGCGCCGCTCAGCGGGTGATCGGCTTGTAGCGCAGTCGGTGCGGCTTCGCGGCTTCCTCGCCGAGGCGCGCGCGCTTGTCGGCTTCGTACTCCTGGTAGTTGCCGTCGAAGAACGTGACCTGCGAATCGCCTTCGAACGCGAGGATGTGCGTCGCGATCCGGTCGAGGAACCAGCGATCGTGCGAGATCACCATCACCGAGCCCGCGAATTCGAGCAGTGCGTCTTCCAGCGCGCGCAGCGTTTCGACGTCGAGGTCGTTCGACGGTTCGTCGAGCAGCAGCACGTTGCCGCCCGAGATCAGCGTCTTCGCGAGGTGCAGGCGGCCGCGTTCGCCGCCGGACAGGTTGCCGACGATCTTCTGCTGGTCGCCGCCCTTGAAGTTGAAGCGGCCGATGTACGCGCGCGACGGCGTCTCGTACTTGCCCACCGTCAGCACGTCGGCGCCGCCCGAGATTTCCTCGAACACGGTCTTCGAGCCGTCGAGCGCATCGCGGCTCTGGTCGACGTACGCGAGCTTCACCGTCGGGCCCATCACGACCTCGCCCGAATCCGGCTGCTCCTTGCCCGTCAGCATCCGGAACAGCGTCGACTTGCCGGCGCCGTTCGGGCCGATGATGCCGACGATCGCGCCGGCCGGGATCTTCAGGTTCAGGTTGTCGATCAGCAGGCGGTCGCCGAACGCCTTGCTGACGTTCTTGAACTCGATCACTTCATTGCCGAGGCGGTCGCCGACCGGAATGAAGATTTCCTGCGTCTCGTTGCGCTTCTGGTATTCCTGGCTGTTCAGCTCCTCGAAGCGCGCGATACGCGCCTTCGACTTCGCCTGGCGGCCCTTCGGGTTCTGGCGCACCCACTCCAGTTCCTTCTTGATCGCCTTCTGGCGCGCCGACTCCGACGCTTCTTCCTGCTTCAGGCGCTCTTCCTTCTGGTCGAGCCAGCTGCTGTAGTTGCCCTTCCACGGAATGCCGTGGCCGCGGTCGAGTTCGAGAATCCACTCGGCCGCGTTGTCGAGGAAGTAGCGATCGTGCGTGACGGCGACGACGGTGCCCGGGAAGCGCACCAGGAACTGTTCGAGCCAGTCGACCGATTCGGCGTCGAGGTGGTTGGTCGGTTCGTCGAGCAGCAGCATGTCGGGCTTTTCGAGCAGCAGCTTGCACAGTGCGACGCGGCGCTTTTCGCCGCCCGACAGGTGCTCGATCTTCGCGTCCCACGCCGGCAGGCGCAGCGCGTCGGCGGCCACTTCGAGCTGCTGCTCGGGGCTGCCGCCGTCGCTCGACGCGAGGATCGCCTCGTACTTCGCCTGTTCGGCCGCGAGCGCGTCGAAGTCGGCGTCCGGCTCGGCATACGCCGCGTAGATTTCTTCAAGCTTCTTGTTGGCCTGGAACAGGTCGCCGAGGCCTTCCTCGACGGCTTCGCGCACCGTCTTCGTCGGGTCGAGCTGCGGTTCCTGCGGCAGGTAGCCGATGTTCAGGTTCGGCATCGGCGTCGCTTCGCCTTCGATGTCCTTGTCGACGCCCGCCATGATGCGGATCAGCGTCGACTTGCCCGAGCCGTTCAGGCCGAGCACGCCGATCTTCGCGCCCGGAAAGAACGACAGCGAGATGTCCTTCAGGATCTGGCGCTTGGGCGGCACGATCTTGCCGACCCGGTTCATCGTGAAAACGTATTGGGCCATTTGGGTGTGAAAGTCAGAAGTTGAGACGGCCGCGCAGCGCGCTGGCAGGGCGGCGTCGGGTGATTCGGTACGGAGCGTGCCGCGCAAGGCGCGGCGGCGTCGCCGAGTGGCGGCGGCGCGAGCGGCTATTGTACTTCGCCGCCGGGTGTCGCTGGCACGACGCAGGCATTCGGGCGCGCGGCGTTCACAGCCACGCGGCGACGCCGCCGTGCCCCGAGCACGTGCCGCGCCGGTGGCGGCTGAAGCTGTACGTGCCGTCGCGGCAGCGCGCGCTTGCGCCGTCGGGCACGCGGCCCGATTTCGAATGGGCGGGCGCATGCACGGTTTCGCCGTCGCGGTTGCGATACGTGTCGTGACGGTCGAGATCGGCTTCGTTGCCGTAGCCGTTGCCGTAGCCGGGCGGTGCGCGGTACGCCTGCGCGGAAGGAGGCAGGGCGGCGCACGCAACGAGGAGCGCGATCGACAGCGTCGCGACGTGTGTCGCGCGGCGGAGCAGGGCAGGCATGGTCTCTCTCGGTCTGTTGTTATCGATGTCGGGCCGATGGCCCGCGCCGCATGTTAGCCGATCGGCCATGGATCGGCGCCGGCGCCTCGCGGTGGAGCGACGTCAAGCCGCGCCGGACATCGATGCCGCGCCGTTGGCCTGTGCGGCGTCGAGAATCCAACGGCGGAACGCGGCGATCTTCGGCCGTTCCGCGTGATGCGGCGGATAGACGAGGTAGTACGCGAAATCGTCGAGCCACGCGACGTCGGCGAGCTGCACGAGCCGGCCGCTTTCGAGCTCGCCGCGCACCATCGCGGCCGGCAGCAGCCCGGCGCCCTGGCCGGCGACGATCGCCTGCAGCAACAGGCCCGAGTCGTCGAACGCGGGGCCGCGGGGCGGGCCGAAATCGTCGATACGCTGTGCGCCGAACCAGATGTGCCAGCCCTTGCGCTCGGCATCGTGCAGGTGCGGCCAGCCGACGAGATCGGCCGGTGTCGCCGGCATGCCGAGCCGCGCGACGAGTTCGGGCGACGCGAGCGCGACGATTTCCACCGTCAGCAGGCGTTCGCTGCACAGCCCGATGTAGCGCCCGAGGCCGTGACGGATCGCGACGTCGACGCCGTCGCGCGCGAAATCCGCGAGTGCATGGCTCGTGACGATCTGCAGGTCGACGTCCGGGCACGCGTGCCGGAACTGCGCGAGGCGCGGCACGAGCCACGCGGACGCGAAGAACGGTGTGACGCTCACCGTCAGCACGCCGCTGTCGGCGGCACCTGACACGCGCTGCGACGCATCGGCGATCTGCCGGAACGCATTGCGCACCGGCGGCAGGTAGTCGCGGCCGGCGGCCGTCAGCAGGATGCCGCGGTTGACGCGCTCGAACAGCTGCACGCCGAGATGCGTCTCGAGCGTGCGGATCATCTGGCTCACCGCGCCGGGCGTGACCGACAGCTCCTCGGC encodes the following:
- a CDS encoding DODA-type extradiol aromatic ring-opening family dioxygenase; this translates as MNRLPSLYLSHGAPTLPIDPTLPSGAFTHLGAELPRPRAVLMLSAHWGTQQPVASVAAHPETIHDFYGFPRALYEIRYPAPGAPDVAERAAALLNAAGIATATTEHGLDHGAWVPMLLMFPEADVPVAQLSIQPRADAAHHFALGRALRPLRDEGVMVIGSGQITHNLRAADFGAAPEDADPRVAEFTGWFEEKLAARDVDALLDYRRQAPHAALMHPTDEHLLPVFTALGAADDDYQLGIQSLGTYQRVLAMTNYVFASAAA
- a CDS encoding UbiX family flavin prenyltransferase — protein: MASPSAPPRRLIVAITGATGAIYGVRLLDLLRAAGGVETHLLISNAGWLNIQHELKLPKADVESRADVVHSVRDVGATIASGSFATDGMVIAPCSMKTLASVAHGLSDNLITRAADVTLKERRRLVLMVRETPFNLAHLRNMTAVTEMGGIVFPPLPAFYAMPKTIEELVDQTVTRVLDLFALSAPLTTPWAGIRHAQ
- the grxD gene encoding Grx4 family monothiol glutaredoxin yields the protein MDTQQRIKQIVDENQVVLFMKGNAQFPMCGFSGRAVQVLKACGVDQFKTVNVLEDDEIRQGIKEFSNWPTIPQLYVKGEFVGGSDIMMEMYQSGELQQLFAAA
- the prmC gene encoding peptide chain release factor N(5)-glutamine methyltransferase; its protein translation is MPDTTADELLRASPLDAVDARVLLAHALGWTRTQLITRGDTPLDAAAVERYRALEARRVAGEPVAQLVGMREFFGRPFDVTPDVLIPRPETELLVEAALDAIDGLPHPAVLDLGTGSGAIAVSIAAERPDARVWALDRSPAALAVAQCNAGKLLDAHRPGGPLHWLQSDWYAALDPALAFDTIVSNPPYIAQHDPHLAQGDLRFEPRGALTDDADGLSAIRTIVAGAGAYLKPGGTLWIEHGYDQAEAVRAVLSSHGFVAVESLADLAAIERTTGGRLPG
- the prfA gene encoding peptide chain release factor 1, giving the protein MKTSMQRKLDQLSTRLAELNDLLSRENVTADLDQYRKLTREHAELGPVVEQYALWRQSRSDETAAQELLADPSMRDFAEDEIRSARESMARLEVELQKMLLPKDPNDDRNIFLEIRAGTGGDESALFAGDLLRMYLRFAERHRWQVEMMSESASDLGGYKEVIVRIAGQGAYSRLKFESGGHRVQRVPATETQGRIHTSACTVAVMPEADEIGEIEINPADLRIDTFRASGAGGQHINKTDSAVRVTHIPTGIVVECQDDRSQHKNKDRALKVLAARIKDKQYHEQHAKEAATRKSLIGSGDRSERIRTYNFPQGRMTDHRINLTLYRLEAIMDGDLDELIGVLVSEHQAELLASLGDAD
- the hemA gene encoding glutamyl-tRNA reductase; the protein is MQLLTIGINHHTAPVALRERVAFPLEQIKPALVTFKNVFLGPQAPNTPEAAILSTCNRTELYCATDDRAAREGALRWLSEYHRIPVDELAPHVYALPQSEAVRHAFRVASGLDSMVLGETQILGQMKDAVRTATEAGALGTYLNQLFQRTFAVAKEVRGTTEIGTQSVSMAAAAVRLAQRIFEKVSDQRVLFIGAGEMIELCATHFAAQGPRELVVANRTAERGQRLAERFNGRAMPLSDLPARMQEFDIIVSCTASTLPIIGLGAVERAVKARRHRPIFMVDLAVPRDIEPEVGKLKDVFLYTVDDLGAIVREGNASRQAAVAQAESIIETRVQNFMQWLDTRSVVPVIRHMHTQADALRRAEVDKAQKLLARGDDPAAVLEALSQALTNKLIHGPTSALNRVNGADRDSLIDLMRGFYQHAPRSNDQSGH
- a CDS encoding response regulator transcription factor; the protein is MRIALIDPEARHAALLNRLLFAGGHVCHAFSSSTAFFEWLATDTCDMLITGNWAGDQPAEEVIPRAQAILPGLPAIAVMQLPRESEIVSCLHAGADDCLVRPVSGPELLARVNALSRRAGVRRPPTRSREMYGEYAFDATHCLVRFGNAIVSLTPKEFRFAQLLFANLSRPVSRAHILETVWARRRDMKSRTLDTHASRLRSKLQLLPEHGYRLLPLYGYGYQLERVPIEPPNSRPCHTDARYAASEEIAETL
- a CDS encoding aminopeptidase P family protein, yielding MNARLPEVSSVPARLALLRGAMAREDLAAYLVPSADPHLSEYLPERWQARRWLSGFTGSVGTLVVTADFAGLWVDSRYWVQADAELAGTGVQLMKMTGGQQSAPHVDWLAQNVAAGATVGVDGAVLGVAAARGLTAALSARGIALRTDLDLLDAIWPERPGLPGDAVFEHAAPQADTTRASKLAEVRRAMHAQGAQWHFVSTLDDLAWLFNLRGADVNFNPVFVAHAMIGADRATLFVADGKVSPALAASLAQDGVDVRAYDAARASLAALPDGATLLVDPRRVTFGTLEAVPAGVKLVEAVNPSTFAKSRKTSAEIEHVRVTMEHDGAALAEFFAWFEQAVNRETITELTIEEKLTAARARRPGYVSPSFATIAGFNANGAMPHYHATPESHATIAGDGLLLIDSGGQYVTGTTDITRVVPVGTVSDLQRRDFTIVLKSMMALSRARFPRGIRSPMLDAIARAPMWAAGLDYGHGTGHGVGYFLNVHEGPQVISHYAPAEPYTAMEEGMITSIEPGVYRPGQWGIRIENLVVNRAAGKTEFGDFLAFETLTLCPIDTRCVLIEMLHDEERAWLNTYHATVRERVGRHLSGDAKAWLDTRTQPI
- a CDS encoding cysteine hydrolase family protein, giving the protein MADTAVIVVDMQRGLVERAQPAYRLDDVVSGINRLTAAARAANAPVCFVQHDGDADDDIVPGTPGWELHAGLVVGSDDWRVRKQVGDSFHDTPLAAQLDRHGIRSVLICGYATEFCVDSAARRAALLGYRTTVVSDLHTTNERAHLSAAQIVAHHHFVWANNSLSGNAVTPRPLADVLAAEFA